GCCGGGGCCTGATCGACCGGGGCGCCTCGCGCACCGACACCCAGCGCATCGTCGAGGACTACGACGTGCGCACCCCGGGCGTGGACACCCTCGCCCGCGCGCTGTCCGGCGGCAACCAGCAGAAGCTGATCGTGGGCCGGGAGATGAGCGGTGACCCGATCCTGCTGATCGCCGCCCACCCGACCCGCGGGGTCGACGTGGGCGCCCAGGCCGCGATCTGGGGGCACATCAAGGAGGCCCGCCGGCTCGGCCTCGCGGTGCTGCTGATCTCCGCCGACCTCGACGAGCTCATCGGTCTCTCCGACCGGATCGAGGTGATCCTGCGGGGTCGTCTCGTCGGCTCCTTCGACCCGGGTCAGGTGACCCCCGAGCAGCTCGGCTCGGCCATGACCGGTGCGGGAGGTGCCGCGTGACGAACCTCGACCCACGACTGCAGAAGCTGGGCCTGGGGCTGCTCGCCCCGGTGCTCGCGCTGGTGCTGGCGTTCCTGATCACCAGCCTGGTGCTGGTGCTGGCCGGCGACCCCGTCGGCGAGGTCTGGTCGACCCTGCTCGGCGTCCCCGCCGAGCGCAACGTCGCCAACATCCTCAACAACGCCACCGTGCTCTACCTCTCCGGCCTCGCCGTCGCGGTGGGCTTCCGGATGAACCTGTTCAACATCGGCGTCGACGGCCAGTACCGCGTCGCCGCGTTCGTGGCCGCCGTGGTCGCGGGCGAGGCCTGGCTACCGGGCGCGGCCAACACCGTCCTGGCGATCCTGGCCGCGATGCTCGCGGGCGCCGCCTGGGCCGGCATCGCCGGTGTGCTGCGGGCCAAGCGGGGCGTCAGCGAGGTGATCTCCACGATCATGCTCAACTTCATCGCCACCGGCCTGGTCGCCTACTTCCTGCGCCGGGTCGCGGTGCGCGAGGAGGGCAGCAACGACATCGGCACCAAGGAGATCCCGGAGGGCTCGCGGATCCCCGGCTTCCAGATCGGTGACGGGTCGACCACCGAGGTCTACGGCTTCATCTTCCTCGCCGCGCTGGCCGGGTTCACCTACTGGTTCCTGCTCAACCGCACCCGCTTCGGCTTCGACCTCCGGGCGACCGGCAAGTCGACGACCGCAGCGGTGGCCAGCGGCATCTCGGTGACCCGGATGACGATCGTGGCGATGCTCCTCTCCGGTGCCGTCGCCGGGCTCGTGGGCCTCCCGCTGCTCTTCGGCGACTCCTACAGCTACGGCTCGACCTTCCAGTCCGGTCTCGGCTTCGCCGGCATCGCCATCGCGCTGCTGGGTCGCAACCACCCGATCGGCATCGCGATCGGCGCCCTGCTCTTCGCCTACCTCGACGAGCAGTCCAACCCGCTGCAGATCCTCGTCGGCGTCTCGCCCGACATCGTCGCCATCACCCAGGGCGTGATCGTCCTGACCGTCGTCATCTCCTACGAGGTGGTGCGCCGCTACGGCGTGCGCCTCGAGCAGCACGCCGTGGCCCGCGCCCTCGAGGCCGGCCGCGCGACGGCGACCGACCAGGAAGAGGAGGCCCGCGCATGAGCGCCGTGACCACCCGTCGTCTGCCCCGGCTGTGGTGGCTGGGTGCCGCCGTGCTGGTGCTGCTGGCGATCTCGGTGCTCCGGGTCGTCACCGGCGCCGAGGACCTCGCGTCCTCGGGCACGGTGCGCGCGACCCTGATCGCCCTGGTGCCGATCATGCTCGCCGGTCTCGGGGGCCTGTGGTCCGAGCGCGCGGGCGTGGTCAACA
This genomic window from Nocardioides marinus contains:
- a CDS encoding ABC transporter permease; this translates as MTNLDPRLQKLGLGLLAPVLALVLAFLITSLVLVLAGDPVGEVWSTLLGVPAERNVANILNNATVLYLSGLAVAVGFRMNLFNIGVDGQYRVAAFVAAVVAGEAWLPGAANTVLAILAAMLAGAAWAGIAGVLRAKRGVSEVISTIMLNFIATGLVAYFLRRVAVREEGSNDIGTKEIPEGSRIPGFQIGDGSTTEVYGFIFLAALAGFTYWFLLNRTRFGFDLRATGKSTTAAVASGISVTRMTIVAMLLSGAVAGLVGLPLLFGDSYSYGSTFQSGLGFAGIAIALLGRNHPIGIAIGALLFAYLDEQSNPLQILVGVSPDIVAITQGVIVLTVVISYEVVRRYGVRLEQHAVARALEAGRATATDQEEEARA